One bacterium genomic window, GCCATCTTTGAGCCATAGCCAAAATATGGGCTTGCATGGTCTAATATGTCAACAGGACCATCCACAAAGAAAATATCCCTCTTGGGAGAAATGTTTGAAAGAACCCTCCATGAGACCTCAGAAAGATTATTAACATCAATATCCTCATCTACCATAACAAGAACCTTTGTTGTAGAGAGCTGACCAAGCCCCCAAAGGGCTGAGGCAGCCTTTCTTAAAGCACCTGGATATTCCTTTTTTATTGAGACAATCGCAAGGTTATGGAATACACCTTCAATGGGAAGGTTCAGATCAACAATTTCAGGGATAAGCCTTTTTATGAAAGGAAGGAAAATAATGCTACTTGTCTTTGCTATAAAGCAATCCTCCATGGGTGGCTTTCCCACAACCGTGGCAGGGTATATCGGATTTTTCCTATGGGTGATGCAATTTATATGGAATACAGGAAACTTGGAAACTTCCGAGTAATAGCCAGTATGGTCGCCAAATGGGCCTTCATCCCTTGTTTCATCAGGCAAGATGTATCCTTCAAGGACAATCTCTGCCTCAGCAGGAACCTCCAGGTCTATTGTTTTGCATTTTGTCATTTCAACCGGAGCTTTTCTTAAAAATCCAGCAAAGAGCATCTCGTCAAAACCAAAGGGAAGGGGCGATGTGGCAGAATATATGACCTCAGGTGGACCTCCCAATGCTACAGCTACCTCCATTTTTTTTCCCTCTTTTTTATAGGAAGAATAATGCCTTGCACCATCCTTTCCTGGATGCCAGTGCATACCCGTTGTCTTCTCATCAAATATTTGCATCCGATACATCCCGCAATTTCTCTTTCCATCTAAATCCTTTGTAAATACAAGGGGCAAGGTGATAAACCTTCCTCCATCCTTGGGCCATAGCTTAAGATGTGGAAATTTCAATAAATCAGGCTTTTCATCAATTATCTCCTGAGAAGGTGCATCTTTTACCATCTTTGGAAAAAATTGGGAGATCTCAAATAGCCTGGGAAGAAATTTTATTTTGTCAATCAAGCCATTTGGCTCTTTAATCTCAAAGAGCTCATCAATTCGTCTTGAAATTTCAGAAAATTCTCCGATTGCTATTTCCATCCTCCTAAAAGAGCCAAATAGATTTGTTACAATAGGAACATTAGAGCCTTTTGGGTTTTCAAAATATAATGCCTTTCCATTATTTTTGGAAACCCTATTGGTAATACAGGATACCTCAAGCTCACAATATATCTCTTCTTTTATCCTTAAAAGCTCCCCCTCTTTTTCAAGCCTTTCTATAAATTCCCTAATATTCTTAAAAGCCATTTTGAGGAATCATAAGATGCTTATCAAAGTTTTATATCAAACCCGAAGG contains:
- a CDS encoding menaquinone biosynthesis decarboxylase, whose amino-acid sequence is MAFKNIREFIERLEKEGELLRIKEEIYCELEVSCITNRVSKNNGKALYFENPKGSNVPIVTNLFGSFRRMEIAIGEFSEISRRIDELFEIKEPNGLIDKIKFLPRLFEISQFFPKMVKDAPSQEIIDEKPDLLKFPHLKLWPKDGGRFITLPLVFTKDLDGKRNCGMYRMQIFDEKTTGMHWHPGKDGARHYSSYKKEGKKMEVAVALGGPPEVIYSATSPLPFGFDEMLFAGFLRKAPVEMTKCKTIDLEVPAEAEIVLEGYILPDETRDEGPFGDHTGYYSEVSKFPVFHINCITHRKNPIYPATVVGKPPMEDCFIAKTSSIIFLPFIKRLIPEIVDLNLPIEGVFHNLAIVSIKKEYPGALRKAASALWGLGQLSTTKVLVMVDEDIDVNNLSEVSWRVLSNISPKRDIFFVDGPVDILDHASPYFGYGSKMAIDGTKKTKEGGMQREWPDEAIMDKDIEALVSQKWKDYGI